A window of Choristoneura fumiferana chromosome 8, NRCan_CFum_1, whole genome shotgun sequence contains these coding sequences:
- the LOC141430218 gene encoding uncharacterized protein gives MSLTLRLIVCAAAVASASALSISLRQNPETLCAGQENFLRIASVENCVAYYQCYAGNAYRMECPQDTWFNEVEQVCDWSTPPASCRVEPEPEPEPQPEPEPEPEPEPEPELEPEPEPEPEPEPEPEPEPEPEPEPEPEPEQEPESEDLVEEETADEANEEQDEDLDDEEVRLNAELTEAGHGHDHDHDHDHDHHDHDHDHEHDHDHDHDHDHDHEEVSKESEEGSGEDNDDWEEDFVIRFLNARLQEENAEEDELIEEIQKLAKGQDGHGHHHHHQHQEENEGEENEVIKSLKARLQEENANEEELIEELQKLLHRRRFIRPAHIYAMGHHHGNHHDYKFQEELDEEQEDVERSQEETEIEGDLEDLQRSQEENEDEDEEQDVERQEELEDDNEEDARKRQEENEEDLEEESRKKLQEENDDEVDDQEEILKRQEENDDEEADEELLKKRQEELEDVNEEELSRKKRTLQEESEEVDVEVEDLKMQVEIEGEEEEESRKNRSLQEESGDEDEDVSERLQEENEDEESEQESRKNRVAQEESEDDEVEESRKKRSVLQESDEEFDEEWQRAQEEANDEVSDEVVERSQEENDEQNDDSDEDSEEFSFFRRYFF, from the exons ATGAGTT TAACCCTGAGGCTCATCGTATGCGCGGCGGCTGTCGCTAGCGCCTCCGCTCTCTCAATCTCCTTGAGACAAAATCCGGAGACCCTATGCGCGGGACAGGAGAACTTCCTACGCATTGCCAGCGTGGAGAATTGCGTGGCTTACTACCAGTGCTATGCCGGGAACGCGTATCGCATGGAGTGTCCGCAAGACACCTGGTTCAATGAGGTGGAACAG GTTTGCGATTGGTCAACTCCACCAGCAAGTTGTCGTGTCGAGCCAGAACCCGAACCTGAGCCACAGCCAGAGCCCGAGCCAGAGCCAGAACCTGAACCCGAGCCAGAACTCGAGCCAGAGCCAGAACCCGAGCCAGAGCCAGAACCCGAGCCCGAGCCAGAACCCGAACCCGAGCCAGAACCAGAACCTGAACCAGAGCAAGAGCCAGAATCAGAAGACTTGGTAGAAGAAGAGACCGCTGATGAAGCTAATGAAGAACAAGATGAAGATTTGGACGATGAAGAAGTTCGCCTAAACGCTGAGCTCACTGAAGCTGGTCATGGCCACGACCACGACCACGACCATGATCATGACCATCACGACCACGACCATGATCATGAACACGATCACGACCATGATCACGATCATGACCATGATCATGAAGAAGTGAGCAAAGAAAGCGAGGAAGGCTCCGGTGAGGACAACGATGATTGGGAAGAAGACTTTGTCATCAGATTCCTGAATGCTAGGTTGCAGGAGGAGAACGCAGAAGAAGACGAATTGATCGAAGAGATACAAAAACTCGCAAAAGGACAAGATGGCCATGGtcatcatcaccaccatcaACATCAAGAGGAAAACGAAGGCGAAGAAAATGAAGTCATCAAGTCTCTCAAGGCTAGACTACAAGAAGAGAACGCAAACGAGGAAGAATTAATTGAAGAACTACAGAAGCTTCTCCACCGCCGTCGATTCATCAGACCCGCCCACATTTATGCTATGGGACACCATCATGGAAATCATCACGACTATAAATTCCAAGAAGAGCTCGATGAAGAACAAGAAGATGTGGAGAGATCGCAAGAAGAGACCGAAATTGAAGGTGACTTAGAGGATTTACAGAGAAGTCAGGAAGAGAACGAAGATGAAGATGAAGAACAGGATGTAGAAAGGCAAGAAGAACTTGAAGATGATAATGAGGAAGACGCACGGAAAAGACAGGAAGAAAATGAAGAAGACTTAGAAGAAGAATCCCGCAAGAAACTTCAGGAAGAGAATGACGATGAAGTTGATGATCAGGAAGAGATCCTTAAAAGGCAGgaagaaaatgatgatgaagaagCAGATGAGGAACTCCTCAAGAAACGCCAAGAAGAATTGGAAGATGTAAACGAGGAAGAGTTAAGTCGTAAAAAGAGGACTCTTCAGGAAGAGTCAGAGGAAGTCGATGTAGAAGTTGAGGATCTAAAAATGCAGGTAGAAATTGAAGGAGAAGAAGAGGAAGAAAGCCGTAAGAACCGATCCCTTCAAGAAGAATCAGGTGATGAAGATGAAGATGTTTCTGAGAGGTTACAAGAAGAGAATGAAGATGAAGAGAGCGAACAAGAAAGCAGGAAAAACCGGGTTGCTCAGGAGGAGTCCGAGGATGATGAGGTAGAAGAGAGCCGCAAGAAGCGCTCTGTTCTCCAAGAATCCGACGAAGAGTTCGACGAAGAATGGCAGAGAGCTCAAGAGGAAGCCAATGATGAAGTAAGTGACGAAGTAGTTGAAAGGTCTCAGGAAGAAAATGACGAGCAGAATGACGATTCTGATGAAGATAGCGAGGAATTCAGCTTTTTCCGCCGCTACTTCTTCTAA